One Arcobacter sp. F2176 genomic region harbors:
- a CDS encoding EI24 domain-containing protein, with the protein MNEVELIKRSLKDFFTPGILKIAIIPLLVTVVVMILIFMGFADYSLSSLDQVIIQVQNGEEFTVDPNAPFFYVWAVNVLTFLLHYSVTAWLAGFLLFTVGTFFILFFSIFTTLIIIGFLTPMIIETLRKRHYPDLVLKGHGSLISPLWVAFKSLVVMMLLFILFIPLYFIPLVNIIAFNLPIYYFFHKLLNFDVTSTMLSSREYFEIYTSKKNLFRFRTLILYFMSMIPFIALFSAVFFIVYLSNGYFIELKKIRQNGLDI; encoded by the coding sequence TTGAATGAAGTAGAATTGATAAAAAGAAGTTTAAAAGATTTTTTTACCCCTGGAATATTAAAAATTGCTATTATTCCTCTTTTGGTGACAGTTGTTGTTATGATTCTTATATTTATGGGTTTTGCAGATTATAGTCTCTCTTCACTTGACCAAGTGATTATTCAAGTACAAAATGGAGAAGAATTTACAGTTGATCCAAATGCTCCATTTTTTTATGTTTGGGCAGTCAATGTTTTAACTTTTCTTTTACACTATTCTGTAACTGCTTGGTTAGCTGGATTTTTACTTTTTACTGTAGGTACATTTTTTATATTGTTTTTTTCTATTTTTACAACTTTGATAATAATTGGATTTTTAACTCCTATGATTATAGAGACTTTACGAAAAAGGCATTATCCTGATTTAGTATTAAAAGGTCATGGCTCACTTATTTCTCCACTTTGGGTTGCTTTTAAAAGTTTAGTTGTGATGATGTTATTATTTATACTTTTTATTCCTTTGTATTTTATACCTTTAGTAAATATTATTGCTTTTAATTTACCTATTTACTACTTTTTTCATAAGCTTTTGAATTTTGATGTTACATCTACAATGTTGAGTTCTAGGGAATATTTTGAGATATATACTAGTAAAAAAAATCTATTTAGATTTAGAACTTTGATATTATATTTTATGTCAATGATACCTTTTATAGCACTTTTTTCTGCTGTATTTTTTATAGTATATTTATCAAATGGATATTTTATAGAGTTGAAAAAAATAAGACAAAATGGATTAGATATTTAA
- a CDS encoding radical SAM/SPASM domain-containing protein, with protein MKKFKKVHIEITNICNLKCSFCPPKNLPSTTMSLDKFEKINSELSSVTKELAYHVVGDPLVVSNLNQYLDISKKHGLKVNLTTTAYNLKEEQFETLCNSAIKQINFSINSYNGNSHKKSLDEYLTPIFDFCKYALEKEVEFFINLRIWNFDEEKSAKEFNRKVFEKAFEYFDLTLNIDEFYVAKPKNIRVARKIFFNFDDYFEWPSLENEFVSDKGFCYGLDSHFGILANGTAVPCCLDKDACIDLGNVFENGLENILKSKRVHDIKDGFKKGIVLEELCQKCSFRTRFDK; from the coding sequence ATAAAAAAGTTTAAAAAAGTCCATATAGAAATAACTAATATTTGTAATTTAAAATGTTCATTTTGTCCTCCAAAAAACTTACCAAGTACAACAATGAGTTTAGATAAGTTTGAAAAGATAAATAGTGAACTTTCAAGTGTTACAAAAGAGTTAGCATACCATGTAGTTGGTGATCCATTAGTTGTATCAAATTTAAATCAATACTTGGACATAAGTAAAAAACATGGTTTAAAAGTCAATCTTACAACTACTGCATATAACTTAAAAGAAGAACAATTTGAAACATTGTGTAATAGTGCAATCAAACAAATAAATTTTTCAATTAATTCATATAATGGAAACTCTCATAAAAAGAGTTTAGATGAATATTTAACTCCTATTTTTGATTTTTGTAAATATGCCTTGGAAAAAGAAGTTGAATTTTTCATAAATTTGAGAATCTGGAATTTTGATGAAGAAAAAAGTGCAAAAGAGTTCAATAGAAAAGTTTTTGAAAAAGCTTTTGAATACTTTGATTTGACTTTAAATATTGATGAATTTTATGTGGCAAAACCAAAAAATATAAGAGTTGCAAGGAAGATATTTTTCAATTTTGACGATTATTTTGAGTGGCCAAGTTTGGAAAATGAATTTGTCTCTGATAAGGGCTTTTGTTATGGTTTGGACTCTCATTTTGGAATATTAGCAAATGGAACAGCTGTTCCATGCTGTTTGGATAAAGATGCCTGTATAGATTTAGGAAATGTTTTTGAAAATGGTTTGGAAAATATTTTAAAATCAAAAAGAGTACATGATATAAAAGATGGTTTTAAAAAAGGTATAGTTTTAGAAGAACTTTGCCAAAAATGTTCTTTTAGAACGAGATTTGATAAATAA
- a CDS encoding DEAD/DEAH box helicase, translating into MLKALEEEGYEKPTEVQEKVIPVLLKNSDVIATAQSGTGKTAAFVLPILQKLFETKDNDSTNKRVLRSLILVPTRELAKQIEKSISHYGRYLDIKQTIVVGGLSHKEQIRKINAGIDVLVATPGRLLDHIKTKSVNLSSINNIVLDEADTMLEMGFLKDIELIFSQCAKTRHIGMFSATINQNIKKLAKEFLQKPVVIEVSSQRSSVDIIDQQIYLMDEDKKIEFLSYLIGSENWEQVLVFVNTKLKADEITKQFNLDGLKTACIHGDIKQPVRARALEGFKDKTLRVLVATDIAARGIDIELLPNVVNFELPETTVDYTHRIGRTGRAGNPGVATTLLCVKEYVQMAEIEKELIINVPRLTHDEYELNEKQPRVARFKTQSLSQKKGLRDNKNKKPKDKAQLPKKAAKKKKTTKRDANRSFGR; encoded by the coding sequence ATTTTAAAAGCTCTTGAAGAAGAAGGATATGAGAAACCAACTGAAGTTCAAGAAAAAGTAATACCTGTATTACTTAAAAATAGTGATGTAATTGCAACTGCACAAAGTGGTACAGGTAAAACTGCTGCCTTTGTACTTCCTATTTTACAAAAACTTTTTGAAACAAAAGATAATGATTCTACAAATAAAAGAGTTCTTAGAAGTTTGATTTTAGTTCCTACACGAGAATTAGCAAAACAAATAGAAAAAAGTATCTCACATTATGGAAGATATTTAGACATAAAACAGACTATTGTTGTGGGGGGATTAAGTCATAAAGAGCAAATTAGAAAAATAAATGCTGGAATTGATGTACTGGTTGCAACACCAGGAAGACTGCTTGACCATATAAAAACAAAATCTGTAAACTTATCAAGTATAAATAATATAGTTCTTGATGAAGCTGATACTATGCTTGAAATGGGATTTTTAAAAGATATTGAACTTATATTTTCTCAATGTGCAAAAACAAGGCATATAGGAATGTTTTCTGCAACTATCAATCAAAATATTAAAAAACTTGCAAAAGAGTTTTTACAGAAACCAGTTGTAATAGAAGTTTCTTCACAACGATCAAGTGTGGATATAATTGACCAACAAATATATTTAATGGATGAAGACAAAAAAATAGAATTTTTATCATATCTAATTGGTTCAGAGAATTGGGAACAAGTTTTAGTATTTGTAAATACTAAACTAAAAGCGGACGAGATAACAAAACAGTTCAATTTAGATGGGTTAAAAACAGCTTGTATCCATGGAGATATTAAACAACCAGTTCGAGCAAGAGCACTGGAAGGCTTTAAAGATAAGACTCTAAGAGTACTTGTAGCAACTGATATTGCAGCAAGGGGAATAGATATAGAACTATTGCCAAATGTAGTGAATTTTGAACTACCTGAGACGACAGTTGATTATACACATAGAATAGGAAGAACAGGACGAGCTGGTAATCCAGGGGTCGCTACTACATTATTATGTGTAAAAGAGTATGTACAAATGGCTGAGATAGAAAAAGAGCTAATAATAAATGTACCAAGACTTACACATGATGAATATGAGCTAAATGAAAAACAACCAAGAGTTGCAAGATTTAAGACACAATCACTTAGTCAGAAAAAAGGTTTAAGAGATAATAAAAATAAAAAACCTAAAGATAAAGCTCAGTTACCAAAAAAAGCAGCAAAAAAGAAAAAAACAACAAAAAGAGATGCAAATAGAAGCTTTGGGAGATAA
- a CDS encoding 3'-5' exonuclease, translating to MIILDFETNSHNEHDVIEAAAVKLELVNGEYTVCDKFHRYYLSRYPVNPFSYEVHKLSPEAILKIRQNSSYASYFKEDEEFVEFCGGAETLVAHNISFELRHLRQIVNFKNHICTMKENKHIVKALNKNAKIKNPTLDEVCFYYGIEFDESKHHSATYDVSKTFEILKRMKI from the coding sequence ATGATAATTTTAGACTTTGAAACAAATAGCCATAATGAACATGATGTTATAGAAGCAGCAGCTGTAAAATTAGAGTTAGTAAATGGAGAATATACAGTTTGTGATAAGTTTCATAGATACTATCTCTCTCGTTATCCTGTGAATCCTTTCTCTTATGAGGTTCATAAACTTTCCCCTGAAGCTATACTAAAAATTAGACAAAACTCCTCTTATGCCTCTTATTTTAAAGAAGATGAAGAGTTTGTAGAGTTTTGTGGTGGAGCAGAAACACTGGTTGCTCACAATATTAGTTTTGAGCTTCGTCATTTAAGACAAATTGTAAATTTTAAAAATCATATTTGTACAATGAAAGAGAATAAGCATATTGTAAAAGCTTTAAATAAAAATGCCAAAATTAAAAATCCAACTTTAGATGAAGTGTGTTTTTATTATGGTATTGAGTTTGATGAAAGTAAACATCACAGTGCTACTTATGATGTTAGTAAAACTTTTGAGATATTAAAAAGAATGAAAATTTAA